A stretch of the Pseudomonadota bacterium genome encodes the following:
- a CDS encoding ATP-binding cassette domain-containing protein, translating to MGEVLSVSGLKKIYEVKKSAFSYKKEVVNAVNGVSFTLERGQTLGIVGESGSGKSTLARCILLLEKPDYGNIVFSGVNLAEITHKQLKKLRKDMQIIFQDPYSSLNPRIKVYDAIAEPVLFHKIAENNQAEDLVTEILKSVGISEDFFHKYPHEMSGGQRQRVAIGRALAVNPALIVADEPVSSLDVSIQAQIINLFMDIKESTKISMLFVSHDLNVVRFISDEIIVMYKGRVVEAGKTDEVFYQPVHPYTQMLIDSIKGGFLNRAGDDAQATGGCAYYPRCDKRQSICSGEMPELRGDTEHMVACLF from the coding sequence ATGGGTGAAGTGCTTTCTGTATCAGGGCTGAAGAAGATATATGAAGTAAAGAAATCGGCCTTTTCGTACAAAAAAGAGGTTGTCAATGCGGTAAACGGTGTCTCTTTTACATTAGAGCGGGGGCAGACACTGGGTATTGTAGGTGAAAGCGGCTCAGGGAAGAGCACGCTTGCGAGGTGTATACTGCTCCTCGAAAAACCCGACTATGGCAATATTGTTTTTTCAGGTGTCAATCTCGCCGAGATAACTCACAAACAGTTGAAGAAACTGAGGAAGGATATGCAGATAATCTTTCAGGACCCTTATTCGTCACTGAATCCAAGGATAAAAGTCTACGATGCCATAGCCGAACCCGTTTTATTCCATAAAATTGCTGAGAATAATCAGGCAGAAGACCTTGTTACAGAAATCTTAAAAAGTGTCGGTATCAGTGAAGACTTCTTTCATAAATATCCCCATGAAATGAGCGGCGGTCAAAGACAGAGAGTAGCCATCGGGAGGGCCCTTGCCGTAAATCCTGCACTTATCGTAGCTGACGAGCCCGTGTCTTCCCTTGATGTATCTATTCAGGCCCAGATTATCAATCTTTTCATGGACATTAAGGAGAGCACAAAAATCTCAATGCTCTTCGTGTCCCATGACCTTAATGTGGTGAGGTTCATATCAGATGAAATCATTGTCATGTATAAAGGGAGAGTGGTTGAAGCCGGAAAAACGGATGAAGTCTTTTACCAACCTGTGCATCCTTACACACAGATGCTCATTGATTCAATAAAGGGAGGGTTTTTAAACAGGGCAGGGGACGATGCACAGGCAACAGGGGGGTGTGCGTATTACCCAAGATGCGACAAAAGACAAAGCATATGTTCAGGAGAGATGCCTGAACTGAGGGGCGACACAGAGCATATGGTTGCCTGCCTGTTTTAA
- a CDS encoding ABC transporter ATP-binding protein translates to MDEPTVIVSSLSTSIATDTGTIHAVCDVDFDIKKGEIFGLVGESGCGKTMTALSIMRLVPPPGRIMNGEIIFEGHNLVGFSEEKMEQVRGNKIGMIFQEPMTALNPVIRVGEQIAETIRIHRDISNKEVKDRTLKLLKQVGFDEPEKKYTQYPHQLSGGQRQRVLIAIAISCNPSLVIADEPTTALDVATESQILCLLNELIAQYGMSMLFITHNLNIIKKLARRIGIMYAGRLLEQNCVDDFFEKPLHPYSKGLVDAIFGLSGTEKRLKTIPGFVPRLSEMPEGCKFHPRCTQVMPQCKENEPPMFNTGNEKWVKCFLYQG, encoded by the coding sequence ATGGATGAACCAACAGTCATAGTAAGCAGCCTTAGCACCTCAATTGCTACAGATACCGGTACCATTCATGCAGTCTGCGACGTCGATTTTGACATTAAAAAAGGTGAAATATTTGGTCTTGTCGGGGAGAGCGGTTGCGGAAAGACAATGACAGCCCTCTCGATAATGAGGCTTGTTCCGCCTCCGGGTAGAATTATGAATGGGGAGATAATCTTTGAAGGCCATAATCTCGTCGGGTTCTCTGAAGAAAAGATGGAACAGGTCAGGGGCAACAAGATAGGAATGATATTTCAGGAACCCATGACTGCGTTGAATCCCGTTATAAGGGTAGGGGAACAGATTGCTGAAACAATAAGAATCCACCGCGATATAAGTAATAAGGAAGTAAAGGACAGGACGTTAAAGCTTTTAAAACAGGTCGGGTTTGACGAGCCGGAAAAGAAATACACCCAGTATCCTCATCAGTTGAGTGGCGGCCAACGACAAAGGGTGCTCATTGCCATAGCGATATCGTGTAATCCTTCGCTGGTTATTGCCGATGAACCCACAACAGCCCTGGATGTTGCTACAGAGTCGCAGATACTTTGTCTGCTCAATGAATTGATCGCCCAATATGGTATGTCCATGCTTTTTATTACCCACAACCTTAATATTATCAAAAAATTAGCCCGGAGGATCGGTATCATGTATGCGGGGAGGTTGTTGGAGCAAAATTGTGTAGATGACTTCTTTGAGAAGCCCCTCCACCCCTACAGTAAGGGACTGGTAGATGCTATATTCGGACTTTCGGGGACGGAAAAACGACTCAAGACTATACCGGGCTTTGTTCCGAGATTATCGGAAATGCCGGAGGGATGTAAATTTCACCCGCGATGTACTCAGGTGATGCCTCAATGTAAGGAAAATGAACCGCCAATGTTTAATACAGGAAATGAGAAATGGGTGAAGTGCTTTCTGTATCAGGGCTGA
- the guaA gene encoding glutamine-hydrolyzing GMP synthase — MDYHKETVLILDFGSQYTQLIARKVRELGVYCEIYPYNMSLEKINAFNPKGIILSGGPRSVTEMDAPVCEEEIFALRVPILGICYGLQLMTKFFGGEIDKSIKREYGKAHIFLDDPDGLFKGVKDGDIIWMSHQDRIFHMPEGFKILAHSDNSPYAAIKKTDSKIYGVQFHPEVHHTLKGKRILKNFLYNICKVKGLFSPRSFVELAIEKIRAEVGNNKVLCALSGGVDSSVVATLIHKAIGDNLLCVFVNNGVLRKNEAEEVLDIFKGKLHINLKYVDAEEKFLATLKGVRDPEKKRKIIGRLFIKIFEQEASGIGNMQYLAQGTLYPDVIESTSFKGPSATIKSHHNVGGLPKKMKMKLLEPLRELFKDEVRIVGKELGLTDNIVYRQPFPGPGLAIRIIGDVTRERLAILKDADNIVREEVERNEKFRHIWQSFAILIPVNTVGVMGDERTYANVVALRIVESEDAMTADWARIPYEVLDTVARRIINEVPGVNRVVYDISSKPPSTIEWE, encoded by the coding sequence ATGGATTACCATAAGGAAACGGTTCTTATTCTGGATTTCGGCTCACAATATACGCAATTAATAGCAAGAAAGGTGCGTGAACTCGGTGTTTATTGTGAAATATATCCATACAATATGAGTCTTGAAAAGATAAACGCTTTCAACCCCAAAGGCATTATCCTTTCCGGCGGGCCGCGAAGCGTCACCGAAATGGATGCACCCGTCTGTGAAGAGGAGATATTTGCTTTAAGGGTACCTATTCTCGGTATATGCTATGGCTTGCAATTGATGACAAAGTTTTTCGGCGGTGAGATCGACAAATCAATAAAGAGGGAGTACGGGAAGGCACACATTTTCCTCGATGATCCGGACGGGCTTTTTAAAGGTGTCAAGGATGGCGATATTATATGGATGAGCCATCAGGACAGGATCTTCCACATGCCTGAAGGGTTTAAGATCCTGGCACATTCAGATAATTCTCCCTATGCTGCAATCAAAAAAACAGATAGTAAAATTTACGGTGTCCAGTTCCATCCGGAAGTACATCATACCCTGAAGGGAAAGCGGATATTAAAAAATTTCCTGTATAACATTTGTAAGGTAAAGGGGCTATTTTCACCCAGGTCTTTTGTGGAATTGGCCATTGAGAAAATCCGTGCAGAAGTCGGAAATAATAAGGTGCTCTGTGCATTGAGCGGCGGCGTGGATTCCTCTGTTGTTGCAACCCTCATCCACAAGGCGATTGGAGACAATCTTCTCTGCGTCTTTGTGAATAACGGGGTACTGAGGAAGAATGAGGCCGAAGAGGTCCTTGATATCTTTAAAGGTAAGCTTCATATCAATTTAAAATATGTAGATGCAGAAGAAAAATTTCTTGCAACCCTCAAAGGGGTGAGAGACCCGGAAAAGAAAAGAAAGATCATCGGAAGACTCTTTATCAAAATATTCGAACAAGAGGCGTCTGGAATCGGAAACATGCAATACCTTGCCCAGGGGACTTTATACCCCGATGTTATTGAAAGTACCTCTTTTAAGGGTCCCTCTGCAACAATCAAGAGCCATCACAATGTTGGCGGACTTCCCAAGAAGATGAAGATGAAACTTCTGGAACCTTTAAGGGAACTCTTTAAAGATGAAGTGAGAATCGTGGGAAAAGAGCTTGGGTTGACCGACAATATCGTTTACAGACAACCTTTCCCGGGTCCGGGACTTGCTATCAGGATTATCGGTGACGTGACCAGGGAGAGGCTTGCTATCCTGAAAGATGCTGACAATATTGTAAGAGAAGAAGTGGAAAGAAACGAGAAATTCCGTCATATCTGGCAATCGTTCGCCATATTGATACCGGTAAATACCGTTGGGGTCATGGGTGACGAACGGACATATGCCAATGTGGTTGCATTGAGGATCGTTGAGAGTGAAGATGCAATGACCGCTGACTGGGCAAGAATCCCTTATGAAGTGCTTGATACGGTAGCACGGAGGATCATTAACGAGGTGCCGGGGGTCAACAGGGTAGTCTATGATATATCCTCAAAACCACCAAGCACAATCGAGTGGGAATAG
- the dnaE gene encoding DNA polymerase III subunit alpha — MKEFVHLHLHTQFSLLDGAIRFDQLFDLASSYKMNACAITDHGNMFGVADFYFAAKEFGMKPILGCEAYIAPKSRFDKKGIRGVDNAYHVILLSMNNQGYKNLIKLMSLAQLEGFYYVPRIDKELLRTYNEGLICLTACIKGEIPNSILKGDEKKTRDTIEEYYSMFGDRLFFELQDNGLVEQKKINEGLIGLSKHYGIPIVATNDCHYLRKEEAKAHELLLCIQTGKTINDQNRLSFKTEEFYFKSPDEFERAFSQYPEALSNTVKIAEMCNVSMSTGTYHFPEFTPPNNLELNDYFEELCVDGFNKRIDTIKASYPGFSGDLSEKYRERLHYEIDVIKKTGFAGYFLIVADFINYAKTHGVPVGPGRGSAAGSLIAYCLCITDIDPIKYDLIFERFLNPERISMPDIDIDFCKDGRDDVIRYVTEKYGKDNVAQIITFGTMKSKAAVRDVGRALGMPYAEVDKIAKLIPDANTGIKSSIEEEPQLKELYLNDDKIKELLDNAIVLEGLARHASTHAAGIVISNKPLTEYLPLYKGQKGETVTQYPMKTIEKIGLIKIDFLGLETLTLIDNVHKLLKSEGIDIDITNIPLDDTKTYELLSSGDTSGVFQLESRGMKDLLTKLKPSKFEDIMPLIALYRPGPLKSGMVEDFIKRKDNPSLVKYETPMLEEILKDTYGVIIYQEQIMKIASKLAGFSLKDADALRKAMSKKTPEVLQKYKEQFVSGAVSNDVAPNVAEKIYSVILRFGEYGFNKSHSTAYGLIAYQTAYLKAHYYTHYTSAMLTGEVNDTDKLIKYITECRESGVEILPPDINESDKPFSILGNKKIRYGLSGIKNVGDAAIDLMLSVREELGGFSSFAQFLSVIDSRKANKKVLESLAKSGCFDAMGLKRSQALHVIREKTDKPQKKDGKNGYDQMDMFGEQFAINNTINIPDMEELTHDEILKGEKEAFGFYFSQHPLKPYERIIRQITRYDSQKIKESDIIDDIDFVGIVNGYRELTTKRGDRMAYITLEDTKGIIEAIVFPDQLSKNISILKSDKPLVVNGSVEKLEDGTAKIRTKNITLLEDITREMDKMVTIKVNCEIFKKDDLKKLKDVLFSIKGKSKVSIELRLNGEKRLIHVHDIRIDHNKLHILLKHFPEGIEYDEVTDEILS; from the coding sequence ATGAAAGAATTTGTCCATTTGCATTTACATACACAGTTCAGCCTTTTAGACGGCGCTATACGGTTCGATCAGCTTTTTGACCTTGCCAGTTCTTATAAGATGAATGCCTGTGCCATTACAGACCATGGCAACATGTTCGGTGTTGCTGATTTTTACTTTGCAGCTAAAGAATTCGGTATGAAGCCCATACTTGGTTGTGAAGCCTATATTGCACCAAAATCCCGTTTTGATAAAAAAGGAATAAGAGGCGTGGATAATGCCTATCACGTGATACTCCTTTCCATGAACAACCAGGGATACAAAAACCTGATAAAACTTATGAGCCTTGCCCAGCTTGAAGGTTTTTACTATGTTCCAAGGATTGATAAGGAGTTGTTGAGAACATATAACGAGGGTCTTATCTGTTTGACTGCCTGCATCAAAGGTGAGATTCCAAACTCGATCCTTAAGGGTGATGAGAAGAAAACAAGAGATACAATAGAGGAATACTATTCCATGTTTGGAGACCGCCTCTTCTTTGAACTCCAGGACAACGGTCTTGTTGAACAGAAAAAGATAAATGAGGGTCTTATCGGCTTATCGAAGCATTACGGAATCCCAATCGTAGCTACGAATGATTGCCATTATTTGAGGAAGGAAGAAGCAAAGGCACACGAACTGCTCCTTTGCATACAAACAGGGAAAACGATAAACGATCAGAACAGGCTCAGCTTCAAGACTGAAGAATTTTATTTTAAATCACCCGATGAATTTGAACGTGCCTTTTCACAATATCCCGAAGCCCTCTCCAACACGGTAAAAATTGCAGAGATGTGTAACGTTAGTATGAGTACAGGCACATATCATTTCCCTGAATTTACGCCACCAAATAACTTGGAATTGAATGACTATTTTGAGGAGTTATGTGTAGATGGTTTCAATAAGAGAATCGATACCATCAAAGCATCCTATCCTGGTTTTTCCGGGGATTTATCTGAAAAGTACAGGGAGAGGCTCCATTACGAGATTGATGTAATCAAAAAGACAGGCTTTGCCGGCTATTTTTTGATTGTGGCAGATTTTATCAACTATGCGAAAACGCACGGTGTCCCTGTGGGACCTGGACGGGGTTCTGCTGCCGGGAGCCTTATAGCATATTGCCTCTGCATAACCGATATTGACCCCATAAAATATGACCTGATCTTCGAGAGGTTCCTGAATCCGGAGAGAATCAGCATGCCCGACATTGACATTGATTTCTGTAAGGACGGCAGAGATGATGTAATCAGGTATGTGACAGAAAAATACGGGAAAGACAATGTGGCCCAGATCATTACCTTTGGAACTATGAAATCGAAGGCCGCTGTAAGAGATGTAGGAAGGGCGCTGGGAATGCCTTATGCCGAGGTAGACAAGATTGCAAAACTGATCCCTGATGCAAATACGGGGATCAAAAGCTCTATAGAAGAAGAACCGCAACTCAAAGAACTATACCTGAATGATGATAAAATCAAAGAACTTCTCGATAATGCCATCGTACTCGAAGGTCTTGCGCGTCACGCATCAACCCATGCAGCAGGGATAGTCATTTCAAACAAACCCCTCACCGAGTACCTTCCTTTATACAAAGGGCAGAAGGGTGAAACAGTCACCCAGTATCCAATGAAGACCATTGAAAAAATAGGGCTTATTAAGATTGACTTTCTTGGATTGGAAACCCTTACACTTATAGACAATGTGCACAAACTGTTAAAATCTGAAGGTATAGATATTGATATCACAAATATCCCCTTAGACGACACGAAAACATACGAGCTGCTTTCTTCGGGCGATACATCAGGTGTATTCCAGCTTGAAAGCAGAGGGATGAAAGATTTGCTCACAAAACTCAAACCATCAAAGTTTGAAGATATCATGCCCCTCATAGCACTTTACAGGCCTGGACCGTTAAAGAGCGGGATGGTAGAAGACTTTATAAAGAGAAAGGATAATCCCTCTCTGGTAAAATACGAAACCCCGATGCTTGAGGAAATATTGAAAGATACCTATGGTGTCATTATTTACCAGGAACAGATTATGAAAATTGCATCAAAACTTGCCGGCTTCTCTTTAAAAGATGCCGATGCCCTGAGAAAGGCAATGAGTAAAAAGACCCCGGAAGTGCTTCAGAAATACAAGGAACAGTTCGTAAGCGGCGCCGTTTCTAACGATGTTGCCCCGAATGTGGCTGAAAAGATTTATAGTGTCATTTTACGGTTTGGTGAGTATGGCTTTAACAAATCACACAGCACGGCATACGGTCTCATCGCCTATCAAACGGCCTATCTGAAGGCACATTATTATACTCACTATACCTCTGCAATGCTCACGGGCGAAGTAAATGACACCGACAAACTGATTAAATATATTACGGAATGCAGGGAATCAGGAGTGGAAATACTGCCGCCGGATATTAACGAAAGCGATAAACCATTCTCTATTCTGGGTAACAAAAAGATACGGTATGGCTTGTCGGGTATCAAGAACGTTGGAGATGCAGCTATCGACCTGATGCTCTCTGTAAGGGAAGAGTTGGGGGGATTCAGCTCTTTCGCACAGTTTTTAAGCGTAATCGATTCAAGAAAGGCGAATAAGAAGGTGCTTGAAAGCCTTGCAAAGTCAGGTTGTTTTGATGCTATGGGGCTGAAAAGATCCCAGGCTCTTCATGTAATACGTGAAAAAACTGATAAGCCCCAGAAAAAGGATGGGAAAAATGGTTATGATCAGATGGACATGTTCGGTGAACAGTTTGCCATCAACAATACAATCAATATACCTGATATGGAAGAACTCACGCACGATGAAATACTTAAAGGCGAAAAAGAGGCCTTCGGTTTTTATTTCAGCCAGCACCCCCTGAAACCTTATGAACGTATTATAAGACAGATAACCCGTTATGACAGCCAGAAGATTAAAGAGTCTGATATAATTGATGACATTGATTTTGTAGGGATAGTGAACGGCTACAGGGAGCTTACCACAAAAAGGGGTGACCGCATGGCCTATATCACCCTTGAAGATACGAAAGGGATTATTGAAGCCATTGTTTTTCCTGACCAGTTATCTAAAAATATTTCTATTCTCAAAAGCGATAAGCCTCTTGTGGTGAATGGATCGGTGGAAAAATTAGAGGATGGAACAGCCAAGATAAGGACAAAAAATATAACGCTCCTTGAAGACATAACCCGTGAAATGGATAAGATGGTGACAATCAAAGTCAACTGCGAAATCTTCAAAAAAGATGACCTGAAAAAGCTGAAAGACGTACTTTTCAGTATCAAGGGAAAATCAAAGGTATCGATTGAACTTCGGCTCAACGGAGAAAAACGTCTGATACACGTTCACGATATAAGAATCGATCACAATAAGTTGCATATTCTGCTGAAACATTTCCCTGAAGGAATCGAATATGATGAGGTAACGGATGAGATACTATCTTGA
- a CDS encoding acetyl-CoA carboxylase carboxyltransferase subunit alpha produces MRYYLDFEKKLEPLERRMLEIERFYGINDPRYAKEIATLSKRISKLEKEIYGDLTNWQRLQVSRHLDRPHTLDYITNIFTDFTEFHGDRKFKDDPALVAGFASYEDISFAVVGQQKGKNVREMAYRNFGMAHPDGYRKAVRVMDMANRWGKPVITFIDTPGAFPGVGAEERGQAEAIASSILFMFSLAVPVITVVIGEGGSGGALAIGVGNKILMLENATYSVISPEGCAAILWRDGSKGSLAADALKPTSHDLHKLKVIDEVIKEPFGGAHRNWQQTFSNIREPLSRHLKELMRFSQDELKQQRYDKFRNMGIFQDKN; encoded by the coding sequence ATGAGATACTATCTTGATTTTGAGAAGAAACTTGAACCTTTAGAAAGAAGGATGCTTGAGATAGAAAGGTTTTACGGCATCAACGATCCCCGCTATGCTAAGGAAATTGCCACATTGTCAAAAAGAATCTCCAAACTCGAAAAGGAGATATATGGCGATCTGACAAACTGGCAAAGATTGCAGGTATCAAGACATCTGGACAGGCCGCACACACTTGACTATATCACTAATATATTTACGGATTTTACAGAATTTCACGGGGATAGAAAGTTTAAGGATGATCCTGCCCTTGTCGCCGGTTTTGCGAGTTACGAAGATATAAGCTTTGCCGTTGTGGGACAACAGAAGGGTAAAAATGTAAGGGAAATGGCATACAGAAACTTTGGCATGGCCCATCCGGACGGCTATAGAAAGGCCGTGAGGGTTATGGATATGGCCAACAGATGGGGGAAACCCGTAATAACCTTCATTGATACACCAGGCGCTTTTCCAGGTGTAGGCGCTGAGGAGAGAGGTCAGGCAGAGGCGATTGCCTCAAGCATTCTTTTTATGTTTTCTCTGGCCGTTCCTGTTATTACTGTTGTTATCGGAGAAGGCGGGAGCGGGGGAGCGCTGGCAATAGGTGTGGGAAACAAAATCCTCATGTTGGAGAATGCTACCTATTCGGTCATATCACCCGAAGGCTGTGCGGCAATCCTCTGGAGAGACGGTTCAAAGGGGTCCCTTGCTGCTGATGCGCTTAAACCGACTTCACATGACCTCCACAAGCTTAAAGTAATAGATGAGGTCATCAAAGAACCTTTTGGGGGAGCCCACAGGAACTGGCAACAGACTTTTTCAAACATAAGAGAGCCTTTATCAAGGCATTTGAAAGAACTTATGCGTTTTTCACAAGATGAGTTAAAGCAGCAAAGATACGATAAATTCAGGAATATGGGTATTTTCCAGGATAAAAATTAA
- the guaB gene encoding IMP dehydrogenase: MVENNIGEGLTFDDVLLLPSLSRIMPKDIDVSTYLTNSIKLNIPLLSAAMDTVTEAKTAICIAQEGGIGIIHRNMGIEEQAQEVEKVKKSESGMIVDPITISPDRKIKDVLDLMARYRISGIPVTRGKKLAGIITNRDLRFETNFEEKVENVMTKENLVTVKEGISLEESKKMLHKHKIEKLLVVDEDFNLRGLITIKDIEKMRKFPYSCKDHFGRLRVGAAVGVAKDRDARVEALLRAGCDVIAIDTAHGHSENVIESVREIKKNFKDVQLIAGNIATKEGCEALIKAGCDGVKIGVGPGSICTTRIIAGIGVPQITAIFEVSKSAKKHGIPIIADGGIKFSGDITKALAAGADTVMIGNLFAGADESPGEMVLYQGRTYKVYRGMGSLEAMKEGKTRDRYCIDENEIESKIVPEGIEGRVPYRGSLSICINQLIGGIKAGMGYVGCQNLKELQENGRFIRITSAGLRESHVHDVIITKEAPNYRIE, translated from the coding sequence ATGGTAGAGAACAATATTGGGGAAGGACTTACATTTGATGATGTTCTTCTGCTTCCATCCCTCAGCAGGATAATGCCTAAGGATATCGATGTATCGACATACCTTACGAACAGCATAAAATTGAATATACCCCTTCTCAGCGCAGCTATGGATACGGTCACCGAGGCTAAAACTGCAATATGCATCGCCCAGGAGGGAGGCATAGGGATTATCCACAGGAATATGGGCATTGAGGAGCAGGCCCAGGAGGTGGAAAAGGTTAAAAAATCTGAGAGCGGTATGATTGTTGATCCCATAACAATATCTCCTGATCGCAAGATAAAGGATGTGCTTGACCTGATGGCGAGATACAGGATTTCAGGTATACCGGTAACAAGGGGGAAAAAGCTTGCAGGTATCATAACAAACAGGGATTTACGGTTTGAGACGAATTTTGAAGAGAAAGTCGAGAATGTGATGACAAAGGAAAATCTTGTCACCGTTAAAGAAGGAATCAGTCTCGAAGAATCAAAAAAGATGCTCCATAAACACAAGATAGAGAAACTGCTCGTAGTTGACGAAGACTTTAATCTCAGGGGATTAATAACAATCAAAGATATTGAAAAGATGAGAAAATTCCCTTACTCGTGTAAAGATCATTTTGGTAGACTCCGTGTTGGTGCAGCGGTTGGTGTAGCGAAAGACAGGGATGCAAGGGTTGAAGCACTGTTGAGAGCCGGTTGTGATGTGATTGCCATTGACACGGCGCATGGTCATTCAGAAAATGTGATTGAATCTGTGAGAGAGATAAAGAAAAACTTTAAAGATGTGCAATTAATTGCTGGAAATATTGCAACAAAAGAGGGTTGCGAGGCCCTCATAAAGGCCGGATGTGACGGGGTGAAGATCGGGGTTGGACCAGGCTCAATATGCACCACCAGGATCATTGCAGGAATCGGAGTGCCCCAGATAACCGCAATATTTGAAGTTTCAAAATCTGCTAAAAAACATGGAATCCCTATCATTGCCGACGGCGGCATAAAATTTTCCGGCGATATAACAAAGGCCCTTGCTGCAGGCGCTGACACGGTCATGATAGGAAACCTCTTTGCAGGCGCCGATGAATCACCCGGTGAAATGGTTCTGTATCAGGGCAGGACATATAAAGTTTACAGAGGGATGGGTTCTCTTGAGGCAATGAAGGAAGGCAAAACAAGAGACAGATATTGCATTGATGAAAACGAAATTGAATCAAAGATTGTGCCGGAGGGCATAGAAGGCAGGGTTCCATACAGGGGCTCCCTCTCGATATGCATCAACCAGCTTATAGGCGGGATTAAGGCTGGAATGGGATATGTGGGCTGTCAGAACCTCAAAGAGCTTCAGGAGAATGGCCGGTTTATCAGGATAACATCTGCCGGTTTAAGGGAAAGCCATGTCCACGATGTTATCATCACCAAGGAAGCGCCTAATTACAGAATTGAATGA